The window TAAAACAACAAAAACAATCAGAGATAGCTGATCCATTAGTATCAGAGGAGCAACCAGAAGATTTAATCGATCATTCTTTAATTTTTAAAGAGATTGATGAAGAAACATCGATTGAAGAAGTGGAGAATGCTATTCATGATGCGATTAAAGAGCAAAAAGATAAAGCAGAAAAAGAGTCTGTATTAATGGAAGTATCTCAAGAAGAACTATCAGAAGAAGTAGCTGAATTTACTGATATTTTTATACCTGATCAAATGGAAAAGATAAAGGATATGGATGAGCCAGTGTCAGAAACAAGTGAAGAAGAACAACTTGTAGCTTTAGTTGATAGTAAAGAACACGTACAACTATCTGAAGAGTCAACTGAGGAAGAGGTTGAATCGACAGTGCTTATTTCAACAACTGATACCGTTGAAGGTGTAGAATCAGTCGAGACAATCACTGAAACAACAATGGAAGAAGCGATTGAAGAAACATTAGTGTCTGAAGATGAGGGCGATAATCTAGAAATACTTATAGGAGAAACATCTGATTTGGATAGGCAACAAGACGATGAGCAGGTTACTTCAGAATCATCTGTTGAACAACAAGAGACCAAAGAGTTAGAAGTCCCAATTACAAATAATGAAGTGAACGAAACAGAAATGATACTTGATTTTGAAGAAGAAATCCAAGCTGAAAATCAAGAAGAATATGCGACTTCTAATGACGCTATAATAGATAGCAAACCCTTAGATGAGACTCTTGAATTAGAAGTAGATTTAGTCGTAAATGATGAAGATGATAGTGAGGAAGAAGTGCTGAATGTCAATGAAGTACTAGATGATTCACTATCTGATAACAATTTGACAACTGACGCCTCTAATGAGTCTTATGAAGAGCTAGATTTATCAGAAGAACTTGAAGAAATGGAAAAATCCGCTAATTTAGAGGAGGCAACAGAAGTAGATCTGGAAGAACCCGTCTTTGATAGGGCAATAGCTAATGAATCTGTAGAAGATGGAAAGACAGCAATCCTTCCGTCTGAATCTAACGATAAAGAGGAAGAATTAAACGAAGATACTGATTTAAATGAAAAAGAAGGTAGTCTATCACAGCAAAAAGAAAGTACCGACAGTCATGTTGAATCAGTTTCTAAAGAAACATATGTACCACCAGTAGACATTGAAAAGATCCCTAATCGAGCATCACAAGAAGTAGTAAAACATGCTAATAAACCGTTATTTAATCGTAAAAAAGCTCTCATTACATTAAGTGCTATTGCTGTTCTAGCAGCAGGGGCACTCACGCTAAATAACTATGAAAAAGCTCAAGAAAGACAACGTATTGAGCAAGTACAACTACAGAAAAAAAATTATGAATTGGCAAAAGTTGAATTAGATAAACTGTTTACTGATAGTCAATACACGTTGCTTAAGCCAGGTATTTCTACTGAAGCTTTTGATCAAGTAGCTGAAAAAATTAATCATTTATCAGATCAATCGTTTAAAGACGAGCTATCGAAACGTTTAACGCTAGCTAAAGAACAGCTTCATCAGACGAATCACTTAAATGATTTATTTGAATCACCTGTCTTAGCAGACAATAAAGTGAACAAAGCGTCAATCGTAAAAGAATCTACAAAAGAAACAGACTTAGTAGCCCAAACAGCTAACGATGAATATAGTAAGCTATACAATCAAGCAGTCTCTATTGGTTTATCTCAAATTAAAAACAATCAAACAGCAAATAAGCTGGTAAATGCGTTATTTGATGATAAAGATAAATTAGCTGAAGCAGTAACAGATAAAGAAATCAATGCTGCAAAACAAGCCATTAATCAAATTAAAAATGAAAGCTTAAAGAAACAACAAATGGCATTACTAACGAATGCTCAAAAAGCTTTAACTCAACGCCAAGAAGCAGCTGAAAAAGCTGAAAAAGAAAAACAAGAACAAGAATTAGCAGCAAAACTAGCACAAAATAGACAAGTGACGGTAGATATTTTTGGACAAGATACAGTGGATAAGTGGCAAAATAAATACACAACAGAACAATCAGGGGTTCTAAGTGATTTAGAAACAGGCCAAGTATCTTCAGATCCTTGGCAATGGGCGCCAGGCGTACAAGAAGCTGTTCTAAACGAATGTTATCGTAGAGGTTATATTGTCGATGGAGGCTATGAATTACGTAGAGGTGACGTGAAAAATGGTGAAGGGTATTATCAATTATACGCAACGGATGCCAATGCGCCATTGCTAAAAAAATCAGGTGCCAAAACACCTTTTTATGTTGTTCAAATCAACTGTAAAACAGGTTGGTTTAAAGGTAACAGATAATCAGTTAGTTGAAAATAGAGTCAATAGGAGAGAATTCTGTATTGACTCTATTTTTATTTGACATAAAACGTCTACAGTTGTAGACTTAAGTTGTAAGGAGGCGTTATTATGGAAATTAGTGAAGCAGAATGGGAAATTATACGTGTTGTTTGGGCGAATGGACAAGTAACAAGTAGTGAGATTGTGTCTGTTTTGTCAAAGAAAACATCCTGGAAAACGTCTACAGTCAAAACGTTATTGAGCCGTTTGGTTCAAAAAAATTATTTAGTAGCAAACAAATCGGGAAATAAGTTTATTTACCAAGCAACTATTTCAGAAAACGAAGCCATTAAGCACAAATTATCACATTTAATGTCACAAGTATGTGCTAAAAAACAAGGTGAGGTATTACATTCTTTAATAGAACAAGTAGAGATGACGCAATCAGATATCACAGAACTACTTGACTTATTAGAACACAAAAAACAAACAGCACCTGATAGCATCGCGTGTAACTGTATACCAGGACAATGTACGTGTCATTTAGAAGGAGGAAAGTAGAATGAAACAAAAATATACTATTAACGGAATGAGCTGTGCACATTGCGTCTCAAGAATAGAAGAAGCAGTGAGTTCTTTAGATGGCGTAAAAAAAATAAAGATTAACTTAAAAAAAGCGGAAGCAATTGTTAAGTTTGACGAGCAGTGTGTTACAGATGAAGTCATTATTTCAACGATTCATCAACTAGGCTTTACAGCGTCGATTTAAAAGGGGTGAAGCAAGTGGAAAATAGTAAAGTAGAAACGTTTGTAATCACAGGAATGACGTGTGCCAATTGTTCTGCACGGGTTGAAAAAGAATTAAAACAAACAGTCGGAGTAATAAATGCGAATGTCAACTTGGCAACCGAAAAAGCCACCGTGACGTTTGATGAAACGGTGAATAGTAACCAAATTATTCATGCTGTTGAATCAATCGGTTACGGCGCTATTTTATATGATGAAGCTCATAAAGCTCAGATTGCTAAAGAGCAAGCAATGCAAACTAGAAAGATGAAACGAGAGTTATTATGGAGTATATTGCTAACTGCTCCAATGTTAATTGGCATGATTCTAATGATGTTAGGTGTTCATCATCCTCTTGTGATGTTTGTTCATAAGCCATGGGTTCAGCTAGTTCTAGCGACACCTGTTCAATTTTTGATTGGTGCTAGATTTTATAAAGGAGCGTATCATTCTCTAAAAACTAAAGCGCCAAACATGGATGTATTAGTTGCTTTGGGGACGAGTGCGGCTTACCTACTTAGTCTATATAATGGTTTTTTTGGTGGGGATAAAACGCATTTATACTTTGAATCAAGTGCGATGATTATTACCTTAATTTTGCTTGGAAAGTATTTAGAACATCAAGCGAAAAATAAAACAAGTGACGCGATACGTCAGTTAATGGCACTCGCAGGAGATGAAGCGGTCGTTATTAGAGATGGTAAGGAACAAACTGTATCAGTTGAAGAGGTAATTGTTGGAGATCATGTGAAAATCATTCCAGGTAGTCGGATACCCGTAGACGGAAAGATTATTGAGGGGCATTCAATTATTGATGAGAGCATGCTGACAGGTGAGAGTGTTCCGGTAGAAAAAAAGATAGGCGATGATGTTTATAGTGGCACAGTAAATACAACAGGGATGTTTATTTTTAAAGCTGAACAAACTAGCCAGAATACATTATTATCAAAAATCATTCAAATGGTTGAAAACGCTCAAGGTTCTAAAGCACCGATTCAATCAATAGCTGATAAAATTTCAACGATTTTTGTACCTGTTGTGTTAGTTGTTGCTTTGATAACCTTTCTTTTAACTTTTTGGCTAAGTAAAGATGTTGAGCGAGCGCTAATTAATAGTGTGTCAGTGCTAGTTATTGCTTGTCCGTGTGCCTTAGGATTAGCAACACCCACAGCTATTATGGTTGGAACAGGACGGGGTGCTAAACATGGTATCTTGATTAAAAACGGTGAGGCGTTAGAGAAAGCAGCAAGTATAAACGCACTAGTATTTGATAAAACTGGTACTTTAACCAAAGGAACACCAAAGGTAACAGAGACTATTCTTTTTTCTAATCATTATTCTGGCATTGAGTTAATCAGAATAGGTGCTTCATTAGAAAGTCATTCAGAACATCCATTAGCTCAAGCCATTGTTTCTTATTATCAAGGGGAACGATTGTCTGTTACAAATTTTCATGCTACAGTCGGGTTCGGTATTACTGGTGAAATAAACAATCAGGTGTATATGATAGGAAATGCTCAATTAATGCAATCAAAAGGTTTTCATGTTAAGCCATATGAGTCACTTATTGCACCAATAGAAGCAATGGGGAAAACAGTGGTTTATGTAGCAGATAGTAATGAAGTGATTGGAGCGATGGCAATTGCTGATGAGGTAAAAGAATCAGCCGTTCATACTATCAAACAACTACACAACGAACAAATTGAGACCTATATGCTAACGGGAGACAATCAAGCAACAGCTGAACATATTGCTAAACAAGTTGATATTCCAACTAATCAAATAATGTCACAAGTGTTACCCGAAGAAAAAGCTAATTATATCAACATGTTACAAGCTAATGGAAAATTTGTTGGCATGGTGGGTGATGGTATTAATGATGCCCCTGCTTTAGCGAACGCTACATTGGGTATCGCAATGGGAAGTGGGACAGATATTGCAATGGAAAGTGCGGATGTCACTATAGTAAAAGGAGATTTAACTAAAGTACACCAACTAATTGAGTTATCACAAAAAACATTGCGTAAAATTAAACAAAACCTGTTTTGGGCGTTTATTTATAATGTCATAGGAATTCCTTTTGCAGCATTTGGTTTACTAAATCCAATTATTGCTGGAGGCGCGATGGCTTTTAGCTCAATTTGTGTATTGCTGAATTCCCTAAGTCTAAACCGAATAAAATTAAAATAACGTTTAGGAAGAATGTCTTTGATATTCTTCCTAAACTTTTTTAAGTAGTCAGTTTTGAGAAGTAATGTTACAATATTGAAGACTAAAAAAGAAAGATGTGAGAGAATGACTGAATTTTTAAATGTAGGAAAAATTGTTAACACTCAAGGTATTAAAGGGGAAGTTCGAGTGATTTCAAGAACTGATTTTGCAAAAAAACGCTACAAAGTAGGAAATCAACTATTCCTATTCCAAGAAAATAAAGAACCTATTACACTTATTGTTAAAAGCCATCGTCAACATAAGAACTTTGATATTTTGAGTTTTGAAAACCATCCTAATATTAACGATGTCGAAAAATATCGTGAAGGTATTTTAAAGATAAAAAAAGAAGACGCACAACGATTACCTAAAAATGAATTTTATTTCCATGAAATTATCGGATGCGAGGTGTTTGATGAAAATCAAGTATTGCTAGGTAAAATTAAAGAAATTTTACAACCAGGTGCCAACGATGTATGGGTTATACAACGTAAAGGTCAAAAAGATGCTTTAATTCCGTATATTGAATCAGTAGTGAAACTTGTAGATATCAAAAACCAACGTGTTGAGGTTGAAATTCCAGAAGGGTTGCTTGACTAAAATGAAAATAGATGTTTTAACGTTATTTCCCAAAATGTTTGATGGTCCGATGAACGAATCAATATTAGGTAAGGCTAAACAACGTGATTTGGTAGAAGTGAATGTTCATAATTTCAGAGATTTTTCTGATAACAAGCATCAACAAGTGGACGATTACCCTTATGGTGGTGGAGCGGGTATGTTACTTAAAGTTCAACCAATCGACGATGCCTTAGCTCATATTAATGAGCAGTCACCGGAAACTAAGAAACGTGTGATTTTACTTGATCCGGCAGGTATTCCTTTTAATCAAAAAGTGGCGGAAGAATTTTCTGAAGAAGAACACTTAGTGTTTATTTGTGGGCATTATGAAGGATATGATGAAAGAATTCGTTCACTAGTGACAGATGAAGTTTCACTAGGTGATTATGTATTGACTGGCGGAGAGCTTGGCGCAATGGTTATGATTGATGCCACGGTCAGATTGTTACCTGATGTACTAGGTAATGATGAATCGGCTGTGACTGATTCTCACTCAACAGGCTTATTAGAACATCCACATTATACACGCCCTGCTGATTATAAAGGGATGAAAGTACCAGAAGTGTTGACAAATGGCAATCATAAATTGATTGATGAATGGCGTCTGAAAGAATCACTACGTCGTACGTATTTACGTCGACCAGAGATGTTAAAAATGCTCGAATTCACACCACAAATGGAAAAGTTATTAGCTGAAATCAAAAAAGAAACAGAACAATAAAAAGACGTTACCTATGATATTTTATCGTAGGTAACGTCTTTTAGTGTCTATAGTCATCAGTTGCTAGATGAACTTTCGGGTATCGCTATTTGTTGATTATTTTGAGAAACCTTGGCTTCTGAAGATGGCGCTGGTTCGGGTTCTGGTTTTTCAGCGCTTTGACTTGAGCTAGGAGGAGCGGGTTCTTCAGAACTTTGTGGCTTTTCATCAGGTTGTTCACTTGGTTCTGTACTAGGTTGCTCACTCGGTTTAGACTCTTCTGATTCTTTAGATTCTTCTGGTTTTTCAGACGCTTTAGATTCTTCTAATTCTTCTGATTCTTCTGATTCTTTAGACGCTTCAGGCTCGTCAGATTCATCAGGTTCCTCAACTTCTTCAGGTTCCTTTTCCGCCGAAGTGCTAGGTGTTGTGTTTACTGGAGCTGAATAGGAAGGCGTAACAGGTTGCGTAACCGTATGCCCTTTGACATATAATTCACTACCATATCTTACGACAGTTTCAGGCTGTTCCCAATCGGTAGAACTAATATTACTCATTAAATGCGACATCATATTTCGATAGATTGACATTGCAATTCCCTGTTGAGACTTAGGTATTGCTTGGAAGAAATCTTCATAACCAATCCAGACAGCAATGACATAGTCCTTTGTATAACCTACAAAGCTGATATTTGGAACCCCATCACCTTTGACTTTATCTTCAACACTTTCATCATAGTTCGATGTACCAGTTTTACCAGCTTGATAGATGCCATATATTTGTGCATTTTGCCCTGTACCGCGGTTGATAACGTCTTTTAACATATCCGTAATCATGTACGCAGTAGAATCTTTCATGACACGAGTACCTCTGTCTTCGTATAACTGTTCTGATCCATCGTTAAAGACGATACGATGGACGTAACTTGGTTGATAATACTTTCCACCATTAGCAAAAGCTGAATAAGCGGCTGCCATTTTTAAGGAACTGATTTCTTGATGGATGGCACTTGAATCAACAACACCGATATCTTCATTGTAAATATTTAGTTTCTTTTGTAATTTCTCTACGTTGTCAAACCCAACTTCACGAATAGTTTTAGCAGCAGGCACATTACGTGAATCGATTAAGGCTTCTCTCATGGTTAAGGTGCCTCGGTACAGATTATCATAGTTCATCAGATCTTGATCAGTGCCAGGATATTTATACGGTCCATCGATAATGAATTGTGCAGTTGAATAGTTTAGATATTCAATTGCAGGTGCGTATACGTTTAATGGTTTCATAGCAGATGCAAAATCTCGGCCATTACTTGTTGCAAGATTTTGTGTTAATTGTGCATCTTCAGGTGCTTTACGGTTACCAATTTGGCTTATAATATTTCCATTGTTAGGATCTATTACGGTAACAGCTACTTGCAATTTATCATCTTCAAAATTGATGTATTCATCAGTATTCACTAAGTTGTATAGATATTCTTGTGCATCTAAATCGATATTTGTATAGACATCTAAGCCATCTGAATAAATGTCACGGTCTGTTTTTTCTTTTACTTCATTGATAACTTCTGTGACATAGTTATCAACTATTTTCTGTTCTTCTGAGGTATCTTTTTGTTTAACTAAATCTTTATCAATAGGTTCAGCAACAGCTTTTTTATAATCTTTTTTTGATATTACTTTATCTTCATACATTTGCTGTAGTACTAAATCACGACGTTTTTTTGCTCCTTCGGGGTTAAGATAAGGATCATATTCACTTGGAGCTTGAGGTAATCCAGCAAATAGTGCTGTTTGAGCAAGGCTTAGTTCACTTAAGTCTTTGTTGTAATAGTAATTTGCGGCTGTCTTCATGCCATAAATACCATTAGACATATATACTTTATTAATATAATAAGTAATAATTTGATCTTTTGATTTTTCACGTTCTAATCTAACAGCCATCCATGCTTCTTGAGCTTTCCGCTTAACGGTTTGATTGGCGGCAGAAGTATCAAAGAAAGATAATTTTATTAATTGCTGAGTAAGGGTACTACCACCTTGTAAACCACTGCTTGTACCTGTAATATTTGATGCCAAAGCACCAAATATACGGATAGGATCAACGCCAATGTGCTTTTCAAAACGTTTATCTTCAATTGAGATTATGGCATTTTTTAACTCAGTTGGAATACGCTCGCTTGAGGCGACTTCACGTTTAATAGAACCTAAAGTATAAAAAACTTCATTATTCACATCATATAAATCTGAGGATTTGATGCCTTCCAATTCTTTGTCAACTAAAGCAGGGGCTTGTCTGGCGTAATTAACAAAAATTGCTAGACCAGTAAGCATACCTAAACAGCCTATTAATGCAATAATCGCTAAAGCTTTTAATAGGTTCTTTTTGGTTGAACTACTTTTTTTGGTAGTGAAGTTATTTCTTTGATGATTAGACATTCTATTTGTTTCTTTTTTATTGTTTGTCATCGTTTTCTCCTATTCTAAAAACGGTATCGATTATTTCTAGATACGCAATTCGTGGGGCAATTTTGATTGGTACTTTATGGACATGATCTTGGAAATATTTATAAGGAATGGATTTTTTACCCAAATCTTTTTGATTCCACCACATTAATAAATCATTGGCTTCTAGTAGGTAGCATTCTTTTAGTGTGCTAAAATAAACTAGAAGGAAGACCAGTCCTTGTTGAGCAAGACATTGTTGCATATGATCAATTTGATGTTGATGTATATTAGACAAAGGAAATGAGGTTTTATTTTGCGTTTCTTTTGCTTCAAAGTCAAGGTACTTGCCTTGGTATACGCCATTATAATCTGTGGTAGAGGCTTGTTTGAAGTAGGCTTCTTTAATAGTTGCTGCACTTCTTTTAGGATAATCTACTTTTACAATTTGAATGGGTGTTGGTTTCTTATGAATCACGGCCACACCTTTAGACAAATAATAGTCATTGCTATCATTAATCATCTGTTCAAATGTCATCCCTCGATTTCCAAATGTTTGCTGGCGTACTTGAGGTCGTTTTACGGCACTCTTCATACCTTGATAACGTTGCCCATTTGGATAATTAACTGCCATTTTTATCACACTCCTAGAGTTATTATAACAAAAAAAGTTTTAGAAAGGAAAGATTGGCGTGAGAAACATGAAGACTTTATACATATCCGGTTATCGCTCGTTTGAATTAGGTATTTTTAAAGAAACAGATCCTAAAATAACTATCATTAAAAAAGCATTGAAAAAGCATCTAATAAGTTATATTGAACTAGGAGTAGAATGGTTTCTTGTTAGTGGTAATCTAGGTAGTGAATATTGGGCGAGTCAGGTGATTAATGAATTGAAGTCAGAAGGTTATAGTATTAAATTAGGCTTGATTACGCCATATGCTGAATTTTCTGGAAATTGGAACGAAGCAAACCAATTGAAATTTTCTGAGGTTGAGCAGTGGGCGGATTATGTTAATAGTGTATCTTTTGAACCTTATAAGCATCCTAGTCAATTGAAAAATCATACACGCTTTATTCTAGATCATACGGACGGTTCATTATTAGTCTATGATAAGGAATATCCTGGTAAGACAGAGTTCATATTAAAAGAAATAGATGCTTATTTGAACGAATCGGACTATCAAGTAGATTTAATTGATATGTTTTCCTTACAAGATGCCTCAGAAAGCGAATAATTGTTTGATTTTCTAAGGAATTTTCGTTACAATGATAAAAGAAAACATATTTAATCAATTAAATTATCATATATTGTGACATCAAGAAATAAATGGGGTGCCTAAAAATGGAAAATTATCATTTATCTGCTAAAGAAATTTTGCAAAAAGAATTTAAACAAAAAATGCGTGGCTACGATCCAATTGAAGTCGACGAATTTTTGGATAGCATTATTAAAGATTATGAACAATACAATCGTGAATTGATTGAATTACGTGAAGAGAATGAACGCTTAGTAGCAAAAGTTGATCAATTAACACGTAGTACCGAAACATTATCTCGTATTCGTCAAGAATCTCCAAAACAAACAACAACAGTAACAAATTTTGACATTATTAAACGCTTATCTAACTTAGAAAAAGAAGTGTTTGGTAAAAAACTTGCTGAGAAAGAAGCAGATGTTTCCGAACCAGAAGTGAGTGAAACAAAAATTGAAACAACACCTTTGACATCAACTGTCGAAGAAGATTTAGAACAAACAAAACAATTTTAATCGTTTAACGATTATTATCTTGTAGTTTTCGGGTAATTACAGCAGTCTTTTGACTGTTGAGGAAAGTCCATGCTCTCACAAGCTGCGATGCTTGTAGTGTTCGTGCTTAGCGAAAAAATAAGCTAAGGGACTCATTTTTGAGTTACGGCAACTAAAAAAGCTAAGGTCTTATGACTATGCTTGAGTAAGTTTGAAAGTGCCACAGTGACGAAGTGCTTGGAGAAATCCAAACAGTGGAACGGGTAAACCCCTCGAGAGAGCAACCCAAATTATGGTCGGGGCATTCTTTTCACGGAATTGAACGTAGAAAGGGAACAAAGTAATCTTTGTAGACAGATTATTACCGTTGGTTTTTCGTTCCTGGGAAAACCAATACAGAACATGGCTTATAGAAAACTACAATAAACAGGACAATGAGCTTTCCGTTGGTTTCAATGGAAAGCTTTTTTAACATTATAAAAAACCAAACAAACATTTAGGAGTGTAACATTAGATGAAACAATTTAAATTAATGGCAACAGCCGCTAGTGGTATTGAAGCCATAGTTGGACAGGAACTTCGTGACTTAGGTATTGATTGCGAAGTAGAAAATGGCCGAGCTATTTTCCACGGAGATATTGAAACAATTGCGACAGCAAATTTATGGTTACGTACCGCAGACCGTATTAAAATTATTGTCGCAGAATTTGAAGCAACAACGTTTGAACAATTATTTGATCAAACAAACGCTATTGCGTGGGAAGAGCTATTACCAATGGATGCTAATTTCCCAGTAGCAGGTAAATCAATTAAGTCAAAACTTTTTAGTGTATCTGACTGTCAAGCAATTACTAAAAAAGCGATTGTTAAACGATTAAGTGATTATTATAGTCGTTATGGTCGTTTACCTGAAACAGGTGCGTTGTATCAATTAGAAGTTGCTTTATTGAAAGATAAAGTAACGATCACATTAGACACAACTGGACCAAGTCTATTCAAACGTGGTTACAGAATTGATAAAGGTGGCGCACCATTAAAAGAAAATATGGCAGCAGCGCTA is drawn from Vagococcus xieshaowenii and contains these coding sequences:
- the gpsB gene encoding cell division regulator GpsB translates to MENYHLSAKEILQKEFKQKMRGYDPIEVDEFLDSIIKDYEQYNRELIELREENERLVAKVDQLTRSTETLSRIRQESPKQTTTVTNFDIIKRLSNLEKEVFGKKLAEKEADVSEPEVSETKIETTPLTSTVEEDLEQTKQF